DNA from Mesorhizobium sp. B2-1-1:
CGCAACAGTGCTGCTGCCGATCGTCATTTTCATCATAGCCGTCGTTCTGGGCGCAAAGGTCAGCAAGGCTTTTCGCGCCGCTGTCACCATCGGCGTCGCCTTCATCGGCATCAACCTCGTGCTTGGCCTGATGTTCACGTCGATCGGCGACGTCGCCAAGGCCATCGTCACCAACACCGGCATTCATCGCGACATCATCGATGTCGGCTGGCCGTCGGCGGCCGCCATCGCCTTCGGCTCGTCGGTCGGCCTGTGGGTCATCCCCGTCGGCATCCTGGTCAACATCGTGCTGTTGCTGACGCGCATGACGCGCACGCTCAATGTCGACGTCTGGAACTTCTGGCACTTCGCCTTTGTCGGCTCGCTGGTCGTGGCGGCGACCGACAATCTGGCCTACGGCATCGCCATCGCGGCATTGGTCGCGGCACTGTCGCTGCTGTTCGCCGACTGGTCGGCGCGCGCAGTGCAGCAGTTCTACGGCGTGCCCGGCATTTCGGTGCCGCACCTGGCTTCCGCGCAGATCCTGCCGATCGCCATCATCCTGAACTGGATCATGGACCGCATTCCCGGCATCAACCGCATCAACATCAACACCGAGACCATCGAGCGCCGGTTCGGCGTGTTCGGCGAACCTGTCGTGCTCGGCTTGATCATCGGTCTCGTGCTTGGCGCCATCGCTTTCTACAATGCGGGTGACCTCGGCACGGTGTTCGCCAAGGTGCTGGGCACCGGCATGACCCTGGCAGCCGTCATGCTGCTCCTGCCGCGCATGGTGAAGATCCTGATGGAAGGGCTGATCCCGGTTTCCGACGCGGCGCAGGAATTCGTGCGCAAGCGCACGGGCGACCGCGAGCTTCTCGTCGGCCTCGATTCGGCGATCCTGATCGGTCATCCCGCCGCGATCTCGTCATCGCTGATCCTGGTGCCGATCGCGATCATCCTGTCGGTGATCCTGCCGGGCAACCGCGTCATCCTGTTCGCCGACTTGGCGGTCATTCCCTTCATCGTCGCCATGACCGCGCCATTGGTCAAAGGCAATGTGTTCCGCATGGTGGTGATCGGCACGGTGACGCTGGCGATCGGCTTCTACGTCGCCAACGCGCTGGCGCCGCTGTTCACAAGTGCTGCCGTCGCCTCGGGCTTCAAGCTGCCGGCAGACGCGCTGCAGATCACCTCCGTCGTCGACGGCTTCCTGTGGGTGCCCTATGTGATCATCGAGGCGATCCAGGGACTTGGCCTTACCGGCATCGTCGTGATCGCCGTGGTCATCGCGGCACTGTTCGTCCTCTATCGCCGCAACACGCTCGGCTGGGAACGGGCAGCGGGCGCCGAGGACGAGCCGGCCGAAGGCACGGCCTGAGCCTCATCACGCCTGACGTTTGAAATGATCGTGCGCCCTCCCCGGGCGCACGATTTTATCGACGGAGCAAAAACATGTCTGACGGACTCATGCAGCTTCTGGACCCCGAAGCGATCGTGCTCGGATCCGATGCCTCGACCAATGAGCAGATCATCCGCATCCTGGCCGGCCGGCTCGAGACGCTCGGCTATGTCAAGAACTCCTATGCCGACGCGGTCGTGCGTCGCGAGTTGACCATCCCGACAGGACTGCCGCTGGAGCGCCCCGACAATGTCGCGGTGCCGCACACCGATCCCGAACATGTCCTGAAGCCCGGGATCGCTTTGGGCACATTGAAGCACCCCGTCGTCTTCGCCAACATGGAAGACCCTGACGAGAAGCTGCCGGTCGGCTTCGTCTTCCTGCTTGCCATCAATGACAAGGACAAGCAGATTGAAGCGCTGCAGGCCGTCATGGCCACCATCCAGAATCCAGATGCATTGGACGGCCTGAGGTCGGCCACGACGCTAGACGACGTTCGGGCCGTGCTCGGCTGAACAAGGAGAAGAAAGAGATGTCCAGACAGAAAACAATTCTCTTTGCCTGCGGCACGGGCATAGCCACCTCGACCGCGGTCAACGTCGCCGTCACCGAGGCGATGAAGCAACGCGGCCTGACCTTCAACGCCCAGCAGGCCAAGGCGACCGAAGTGCCGGGGCTGGCCGACAGCGTCGACTTCATCGTCGCCACGACGCCGATCTCGGCTTCGGTGACCAAGCCGGTCATCAAGGGCCTCGCCTTCCTCACCGGCATCGGCAAAGACAAGGTGCTCGACGAGATCGAGGCGCAACTGCGCAAGTAGGCCGCGGCACGCGCTCGGTTTCAGGTCACCCTGACGTAGCTCGTCATGCCCGATTTCTGATGCTCGATGATGTGGCAGTGCAGCAGCCAGTCGCCGGGGTTGTCGGCGACGAAGCCGAGGCTCACCTTCTCGTTGGGCTGGATGAGATAGGTGTCTGAAATCAGCGGCTGCACGGGCCGAGTCGAGGATGACAGCACTTTGAAGCTCATGCCGTGCAAATGCATCGGATGCGATTGCGGCGTCAGGTTCTCCATGTCGATGACATAGCTCCTGCCAAGCTTCAATTCGGCCAGCGGCGCGGTCGGATCCGGCGTGTCACCCGGCCACGGCACCTTGTTGATGGCCCAGAAACTGTAGCCGAGCGAACCGCATATGCCGTCGCTCGGAATGTTCTCGGCCGTGGCGCTGAGCGCCAGCGAAATATGCTGGGCAGCGGAGAGATCGACCTCCGCCACCGGATTGGCCTCCAGCGGCGCGACATCACGAATGTCGCGCTTCAGCGACTGGCCGACCGCACGCAAGGTCGCCAGCACCTTGGGTTTGGTGCCCCTGACGTCCCGCAGGCTCACGACCGCGCCCTCCGCGTCCGGCATGCGGATGGCGAGTTCCATGCGCTGTCCCGGGCCAAGCAGCAAGGCATCGGGCGAAAAACGCTGCGGCACCGGATTGCCATCCTGCGCGATCACCGTCGCCTCCGCGCCGTCGACGCGAAAGGCATGGATGCGCGTCACGTCGGTGATGGCGACGCGCAGCCGCACCAGCCCGCCGGCCGGCGCGTCATAGTGCGGCTGGTCGAGCCAATTGGCCGTGCGCACCGTGCCATAGGTGCCGGTTCTCGCGGCATCGCGCGGCCGGAACTGGTCGATGAACTGGCCATCGTCGCCGAGACGCCAGTCGCGCAGATTGAGGACGATTTCGGCATCGAATTTCGGATCACCGGGATTTTCGACCACGATGACGCCGGTCAGGCCGTGCCCCATCTGCTCCAGCGTGTTGCAATGCGGGTGGTACCAGAAGGTGCCGGCATCGGGCGGCGTGAAGGCATAGTCGAAATGATCGCCGGTATAGACGTAGGGCTGGACCAGGAACGGAACGCCGTCCATCTTGTTGGGGACCCGAACGCCGTGCCAATGGATCGTCGTCGGGTCGTCGATGGCGTTGACGAGCCGGGCGGCGAAGGGCTCGCCCTTTTTCATCCTCAGCACCGGCGGCATTCCGGCGCTGCCATAGGTCAGCACTTCCCGGGTCGGGCCGATCTCCATCAGCCTGGCCTGGATTTTGGCCGTCTGCAGCACCACCGGCTCGGGGCCGGCGGCGGCCCAGCCGCCAAGCCTCCCCATCGCGGCGAGCCCGCCCGCACCGGCAAACGCTGCCGATTTCAGAAGTCGACGGCGTGTGATCAAGGTCATGCTGCGCTCCAGCGGGAAAGCCCTCGGAATCGCCGACTTGGATCATGATCGGGCGGCCAGCGCAAATGCCGATATCGGCATTTGCATCCCGATGAAGCCGCAACCAGCGCCGTCTGCGCGGACGGCGCTTCGCCCTGCGACTCTGATCGGGACGACGGCCGCCAGGTCATGCTTCAAGGCACTGACCGGAGCGGACTCGCCCGGGTCGCCAATGCCGATGTTTTCAACCGTCCGATCGGGCGGGTGGGTAGCGGAAGGGCGTCAAGCGGTCGCCCCCTATGGGCAGGCGCTCGTCGCGGAGGAAAGCAAGCAGGCCGATTTGCTCCCGCCATGAAAGCGCGACGAGAACCAACCTTGCGCGAAATCTCGGATTCAGGTGCCGGATGCGCCTTTTTTTGCCCGTTCGTGCCGCAAGGGCTTAAGAATGGGACGGATGGCGCTGAAAATGTCGGGCAGTCTGGTGCTGCGAGAGAGGATTGAACTCTCGACCTCTCCCTTACCAAGGGAGTGCTCTACCACTGAGCTACCGCAGCCGCTGATGGCGGGGCTTCTGCCATATCGAACCGGCAAGCGCAAGGCCAAGTGCAAAGCATCTGTGAAAGCCTTTGCCGGATACGTTTTGATGACATGGCCGCGCCACAATGTTGGTTATGCCTGAAATAGCGGCCTGGCCGGCCGCCGGCTAGGACGGGACGATGAACGACAAGACAATTCCACCGAAAAAGGGCGGCACCGGCCGCAAGGACCGGCTCGCCGAGCAGCTGCGCGCGAATCTGCTGAAACGCAAGGCACAGTCGCGCTCGCGGCGCGCCGGCGAGGCCGACAAGCGGCCGGACGGGGTCGGCGCGGCGAAGGAAATACAAAAAGATTAACTCAAATCCGCCACTCTTGGGTCGGGTGCCAGGAAATCCTATTTCTTGAACCAGCTTGGCCGATGGTCTAGACGGGCCGATAATCAAACGATTGAAACCGGCTTTCAGGGCCGAGGGGATAGTCTTCATGGATCGCATCAGAATTGTCGGCGGCAACAAGCTCGCCGGAAGCATTCCGATCTCGGGCGCGAAAAACGCCGCCCTGCCGCTGATGATCGCGTCGCTTCTGACAGACGACACGCTGACGCTCGAAAACGTGCCGCATCTGGCCGATGTCGAGCAGCTGATCCGCATCCTGGGCAATCACGGCGTCGATTATTCGGTCAACGGACGCCGCGAAAAGCAGAATGAAGGCTATTCGCGCACCATCAACTTCTCCGCCCGCAACATCGTCGACACGACGGCCCCTTACGAGTTGGTGTCGAAGATGCGCGCTTCGTTCTGGGTCATCGGCCCGCTGCTGGCCCGCATGGGCGAGGCCAAGGTGTCGCTGCCGGGCGGTTGCGCCATCGGCACGCGGCCGGTCGACCTGTTCCTGGAAGGCCTGCAGGCGCTGGGCGCCGACATCGACGTCGACACCGGCTATGTCATCGCCAAGACCAGGAATGGCCGCCTCGTCGGCAACCGTTATGTCTTTCCGAAAGTGTCGGTCGGCGCCACCCATGTGCTGATGATGGCGGCGTCGCTCGCCAAGGGCGAGACGGTGCTTGAAAACGCCGCCTGCGAGCCCGAGATCGTCAACCTCGCCGAATGCCTCAATGCCATGGGCGCCAGGATTTCCGGCGCCGGCACGCCAACCATCACCATCGACGGCGTCGAGGCGCTGTCGGGCGCGCGCGTGCGCGTCATCCCGGACCGCATCGAGACCGGCACCTATGCCATGGCCGTCGCCATGACCGGCGGCGACGTCGTGCTCGAAGGCGCGCGTCCCGATTTGCTGCAGACCGCGCTGGACGTGATCTCGCAGACGGGCGCCGAGATCACGCCGACCAATTCCGGCATCCGCGTCAAGCGCAACGGCGCCGGCATTTCACCGGTCGACGTGACGACGGCGCCCTTCCCGGCCTTCCCCACCGATCTGCAGGCGCAGTTCATGGGGCTGATGACCATGGCCAAGGGCAAGTCGCGCATCACCGAGACGATCTTCGAAAACCGCTTCATGCATGTGCAGGAACTGGCGCGTCTGGGCGCCCACATCACGCTTTCCGGCCAGACGGCGATCGTCGACGGCGTGCCGAAATTGAAGGGCGCGCCGGTCATGGCGACCGACTTGCGTGCTTCGGTCTCGCTGGTGATCGCGGGCCTGGCGGCCGAAGGCGAAACCACGGTCAACCGCGTCTATCATCTCGACCGCGGGTTCGAGCGGCTGGAGGAAAAGCTGTCCAATTGCGGCGCGGTGATCGAACGGATTTCGGCTTAGGCCAATCCCCGCCCGCCTCACGGCTGCGCGGACCGGAACGATCTCCGGATTCCTGCTTGAGCATGATCTTTTCCGAAAAGCGGTTTCCACTTTTCGGGATCATGCTCTAACAGAAGGCTGAACAGTCAATTTTCAGGTGCGAAATCCGCATGACCGGCCTCAAGCTTATCGCCCTCGACGACCAGGACCTGAGCATCGTCTCCGCCCACGTCCAGGACGCCGTGATGAAAGTCTCGGACCTTGAATACCTTCCCGCGGCCAAGCGTTTCGTGCTGACCATGAACCGTTTCGTCTGGGAGGCCAAATCGGGCTTCTTTCGCCAGCACAACGAACGGCGCCAGGCCGTGCTGCATTTCGATCGGGTTCTGGGCGCCAAGACCAGCGGCATTGCCCGCGACAAGCCGGCCGAAGTGCTGTCGCTGCTGGCGATCAGCTTCATCGAGATCAGCAAGCCGGCCGGTATCGTCGAGCTGATCTTTTCGGGAGGCGGCGCAATCATGCTCGATGTCGAATGCATCGAGGCCCGCCTTGCCGACGTCGGCGGCGCGTGGGAAGCCACGTCGCGCCCCGTGCACAGGACCTGAGCGATGGCCATCACGCTTCGTCAGTCCGACGCCGATTTCGAACAGCGTTTCGCCGCTTTCCTCACCACCAAGAGGGAAGTGTCGGCCGATGTCGACGCGGCCGTGCGCCAGATCATCGCGCGCGTGCGCGCCGACGGCGACGCGGCCCTCGTCGATTTTACCAGACGCTTCGACCGGGCCGACCTCAGGGAACTCGGCATTGCCGTGTCGAAGGACGAGATCGCCCGCGCCTATGCCGCT
Protein-coding regions in this window:
- a CDS encoding PTS sugar transporter subunit IIB, with the protein product MSRQKTILFACGTGIATSTAVNVAVTEAMKQRGLTFNAQQAKATEVPGLADSVDFIVATTPISASVTKPVIKGLAFLTGIGKDKVLDEIEAQLRK
- the murA gene encoding UDP-N-acetylglucosamine 1-carboxyvinyltransferase, yielding MDRIRIVGGNKLAGSIPISGAKNAALPLMIASLLTDDTLTLENVPHLADVEQLIRILGNHGVDYSVNGRREKQNEGYSRTINFSARNIVDTTAPYELVSKMRASFWVIGPLLARMGEAKVSLPGGCAIGTRPVDLFLEGLQALGADIDVDTGYVIAKTRNGRLVGNRYVFPKVSVGATHVLMMAASLAKGETVLENAACEPEIVNLAECLNAMGARISGAGTPTITIDGVEALSGARVRVIPDRIETGTYAMAVAMTGGDVVLEGARPDLLQTALDVISQTGAEITPTNSGIRVKRNGAGISPVDVTTAPFPAFPTDLQAQFMGLMTMAKGKSRITETIFENRFMHVQELARLGAHITLSGQTAIVDGVPKLKGAPVMATDLRASVSLVIAGLAAEGETTVNRVYHLDRGFERLEEKLSNCGAVIERISA
- a CDS encoding PTS sugar transporter subunit IIA, with protein sequence MSDGLMQLLDPEAIVLGSDASTNEQIIRILAGRLETLGYVKNSYADAVVRRELTIPTGLPLERPDNVAVPHTDPEHVLKPGIALGTLKHPVVFANMEDPDEKLPVGFVFLLAINDKDKQIEALQAVMATIQNPDALDGLRSATTLDDVRAVLG
- a CDS encoding DUF2948 family protein — translated: MTGLKLIALDDQDLSIVSAHVQDAVMKVSDLEYLPAAKRFVLTMNRFVWEAKSGFFRQHNERRQAVLHFDRVLGAKTSGIARDKPAEVLSLLAISFIEISKPAGIVELIFSGGGAIMLDVECIEARLADVGGAWEATSRPVHRT
- a CDS encoding PTS galactitol transporter subunit IIC, translating into MDTILAGLKGAIDTLGATVLLPIVIFIIAVVLGAKVSKAFRAAVTIGVAFIGINLVLGLMFTSIGDVAKAIVTNTGIHRDIIDVGWPSAAAIAFGSSVGLWVIPVGILVNIVLLLTRMTRTLNVDVWNFWHFAFVGSLVVAATDNLAYGIAIAALVAALSLLFADWSARAVQQFYGVPGISVPHLASAQILPIAIILNWIMDRIPGINRININTETIERRFGVFGEPVVLGLIIGLVLGAIAFYNAGDLGTVFAKVLGTGMTLAAVMLLLPRMVKILMEGLIPVSDAAQEFVRKRTGDRELLVGLDSAILIGHPAAISSSLILVPIAIILSVILPGNRVILFADLAVIPFIVAMTAPLVKGNVFRMVVIGTVTLAIGFYVANALAPLFTSAAVASGFKLPADALQITSVVDGFLWVPYVIIEAIQGLGLTGIVVIAVVIAALFVLYRRNTLGWERAAGAEDEPAEGTA
- a CDS encoding multicopper oxidase family protein encodes the protein MTLITRRRLLKSAAFAGAGGLAAMGRLGGWAAAGPEPVVLQTAKIQARLMEIGPTREVLTYGSAGMPPVLRMKKGEPFAARLVNAIDDPTTIHWHGVRVPNKMDGVPFLVQPYVYTGDHFDYAFTPPDAGTFWYHPHCNTLEQMGHGLTGVIVVENPGDPKFDAEIVLNLRDWRLGDDGQFIDQFRPRDAARTGTYGTVRTANWLDQPHYDAPAGGLVRLRVAITDVTRIHAFRVDGAEATVIAQDGNPVPQRFSPDALLLGPGQRMELAIRMPDAEGAVVSLRDVRGTKPKVLATLRAVGQSLKRDIRDVAPLEANPVAEVDLSAAQHISLALSATAENIPSDGICGSLGYSFWAINKVPWPGDTPDPTAPLAELKLGRSYVIDMENLTPQSHPMHLHGMSFKVLSSSTRPVQPLISDTYLIQPNEKVSLGFVADNPGDWLLHCHIIEHQKSGMTSYVRVT